In a genomic window of Streptomyces koelreuteriae:
- a CDS encoding FadR/GntR family transcriptional regulator, with translation MDDETAPQKGTVTQRAIERIKAMIGEGRLEPGQRLPTERDLAAQLGMSRSSMREAIRALTVLGVLEARHGSGIYVTQLEAGDLLETFGVVADLSRGPRLVELLEIRRILESTATALAAARISDDQLAEVEKHLAAMNATDDPEEILAHDLAFHREIAAAAGNETMAAILEGLSSRTFRARVWRGYQEEGAFERTRREHAAIHRALAAHDPEAARAAAAAHVGEVEEWLRTQLGS, from the coding sequence GTGGACGACGAGACGGCCCCGCAGAAGGGCACCGTGACGCAGCGCGCCATCGAGCGGATCAAGGCGATGATCGGCGAGGGCCGGCTGGAGCCGGGCCAGCGGCTGCCGACCGAGCGCGATCTGGCCGCCCAGCTGGGCATGTCCCGCAGCTCGATGCGGGAGGCGATCCGCGCGCTCACGGTGCTGGGCGTGCTGGAGGCCCGGCACGGGTCGGGCATCTACGTCACCCAGCTGGAGGCCGGGGACCTGCTGGAGACGTTCGGTGTCGTGGCGGACCTCTCGCGCGGCCCGCGTCTGGTGGAGCTGCTGGAGATCCGGCGGATCCTGGAGTCGACGGCGACCGCACTGGCCGCCGCCCGGATCAGCGACGACCAGCTGGCCGAGGTCGAGAAGCACCTCGCGGCGATGAACGCCACGGACGATCCGGAGGAGATCCTCGCCCACGACCTGGCTTTCCACCGGGAGATCGCGGCGGCGGCGGGCAACGAGACCATGGCCGCGATCCTGGAGGGCCTGTCCTCACGGACGTTCCGCGCCCGCGTCTGGCGCGGCTACCAGGAGGAGGGCGCCTTCGAACGCACCCGCCGCGAACACGCCGCGATCCACCGCGCCCTGGCCGCCCACGACCCGGAGGCGGCCCGCGCGGCGGCGGCCGCGCACGTGGGCGAGGTGGAGGAGTGGCTGCGGACGCAGCTCGGGTCTTGA
- a CDS encoding sugar ABC transporter ATP-binding protein produces the protein MSSPLVEAWGIVKRYGPTTALADGKLSVLPGESHALVGRNGAGKSTLVRILTGLEAPDEGTVRFDGDPAPPLTDRDAWRRKVACVYQHPTVVPELTVAENLFINRQPLRRGFISWRRLKSEAAALLDTWDVRVDPDARTADLKVEDRQMVEIARALSFGARFIILDEPTAQLDNREIERLFTRMRALQESGVTFLFISHHLQEVYEVCQTVTVLRDARWITTAPVADLPRQALVEAMAGETIAEQVERQRTQGASGPVLLDVSGLTSTAYESVDLTVRRGEVVGLAGSSASGKIELAESFTGLHTPTSGTARLDGRPLPFGDVRKALEAGVGFVPRDRHEQGLVFGMSIGDNATLSVLDRLGRYGFVGTDRRRDVATALIERLDIHAAGPEQPVSDLSGGNAQKVVMARALASDPRLLVLVNPTAGVDVKSKESLLARVDTAREDGTAVLVVSDELDDLRRCDRVLVLFHGRVVAEHPAGWRDHELIASIEGVDHG, from the coding sequence ATGAGCAGCCCACTGGTTGAAGCGTGGGGCATCGTCAAACGGTACGGCCCCACCACCGCCCTCGCCGACGGCAAGCTCTCCGTCCTGCCGGGCGAGTCCCACGCCCTCGTCGGACGCAACGGCGCCGGCAAGTCCACGCTGGTCAGGATCCTCACCGGCCTGGAAGCCCCCGACGAGGGCACCGTCCGCTTCGACGGCGACCCCGCGCCCCCGCTCACGGACCGGGACGCCTGGCGCCGCAAGGTCGCCTGCGTCTACCAGCACCCGACGGTCGTCCCCGAACTGACCGTCGCCGAGAACCTGTTCATCAACCGGCAGCCGCTCCGGCGCGGCTTCATCAGCTGGCGTCGCCTGAAGTCCGAGGCGGCCGCACTTCTCGACACCTGGGACGTGCGCGTCGACCCGGACGCGCGCACGGCCGATCTCAAGGTCGAGGACCGGCAGATGGTGGAGATCGCCCGGGCGCTGAGCTTCGGCGCCCGCTTCATCATCCTCGACGAACCCACCGCGCAGCTCGACAACCGGGAGATCGAGCGGCTGTTCACGCGTATGCGGGCCTTGCAGGAGTCGGGCGTCACCTTCCTGTTCATCTCGCACCACCTCCAGGAGGTGTACGAGGTCTGCCAGACCGTCACGGTCCTGCGCGACGCCCGCTGGATCACCACGGCACCGGTCGCCGACCTGCCCCGACAGGCCCTGGTGGAAGCCATGGCCGGAGAGACCATCGCCGAACAGGTCGAGCGGCAAAGGACCCAGGGAGCATCGGGCCCCGTTCTGCTCGACGTCAGCGGCCTCACCTCCACCGCCTATGAGAGCGTCGACCTCACTGTCCGGCGGGGCGAGGTCGTAGGACTGGCCGGATCGAGCGCGAGCGGCAAGATAGAGCTCGCCGAGTCCTTCACGGGACTGCACACCCCCACGAGCGGAACGGCCCGGCTGGACGGGCGGCCGCTGCCGTTCGGCGACGTCCGCAAGGCATTGGAGGCCGGCGTCGGCTTCGTGCCCCGGGACCGGCACGAGCAGGGCCTGGTCTTCGGCATGTCCATCGGCGACAACGCCACCCTCAGCGTCCTGGACCGGCTCGGCCGCTACGGCTTCGTCGGCACCGACAGAAGGCGCGATGTCGCCACCGCGCTGATCGAACGCCTCGACATCCACGCGGCGGGCCCCGAACAGCCCGTCTCCGACCTGTCCGGGGGCAACGCGCAGAAGGTCGTCATGGCCCGGGCCCTCGCCTCGGACCCGCGGCTCCTGGTCCTCGTCAACCCGACCGCGGGCGTCGACGTGAAGTCCAAGGAATCCCTGCTCGCCCGTGTCGACACCGCCCGCGAGGACGGCACCGCCGTGCTCGTCGTCTCCGACGAACTCGACGACCTCAGGCGCTGCGACCGGGTCCTCGTCCTCTTCCACGGCCGTGTCGTCGCCGAGCACCCGGCGGGCTGGCGCGACCACGAGCTCATCGCCTCCATCGAAGGAGTGGACCATGGCTGA
- a CDS encoding sugar ABC transporter substrate-binding protein, producing the protein MPGSTVRKRNRSRIVGAVALAAGASLVLAACGSTKDTGASGAGGGDGSGKVGVVLPLLTSPFWQSYNDYVPRMAKAEGVDAMKTVNSNSDPSQQITDINNQLNQGVEGLVVAPLDSAAIEAGLDQAERKGVPVVAVDVAPDKGKVAMVVRANNVAYGEKACQYLGEHITSGKVVQIMGDLASVNGRDRSEAFRACVKKNFPELKVLEIPAKWESDAAASKLDTLLNANPDIKGIYMQAGGVYLAPTLQTLKSKGMLKKAGQSGHITIVSNDGIPQEFDAIRKGEIDATVSQPADAYAKYGMYYIKAAMQGKTFKPGPTDHDSTIVKLPSGILEDQLPAPLVTKDNVDDPELWGNTVE; encoded by the coding sequence ATGCCCGGAAGCACAGTGCGGAAGCGGAACAGGTCCCGGATCGTCGGCGCGGTGGCGCTGGCCGCCGGCGCCTCCCTGGTGCTCGCCGCGTGCGGCAGTACCAAGGACACCGGCGCCTCGGGTGCCGGCGGCGGCGACGGCAGCGGCAAGGTCGGGGTCGTCCTGCCCCTGCTGACTTCGCCGTTCTGGCAGTCGTACAACGACTACGTGCCCAGGATGGCGAAGGCCGAGGGCGTGGACGCGATGAAGACCGTCAACTCCAACAGCGACCCCTCGCAGCAGATCACCGACATCAACAACCAGCTCAACCAGGGCGTCGAGGGCCTGGTCGTCGCCCCGCTGGACAGCGCCGCCATCGAGGCGGGCCTCGACCAGGCCGAGCGCAAGGGCGTGCCGGTCGTCGCCGTGGACGTGGCGCCCGACAAGGGCAAGGTCGCGATGGTGGTCCGCGCGAACAACGTGGCGTACGGCGAGAAGGCCTGCCAGTACCTCGGCGAGCACATCACCTCGGGCAAGGTCGTGCAGATCATGGGCGACCTCGCCTCGGTCAACGGCCGCGACCGCTCCGAGGCGTTCCGCGCCTGCGTGAAGAAGAACTTCCCCGAGCTCAAGGTCCTGGAGATCCCCGCCAAGTGGGAGTCCGACGCGGCGGCCTCGAAGCTCGACACCCTCCTCAACGCCAACCCCGACATCAAGGGCATCTATATGCAGGCGGGCGGCGTCTACCTCGCGCCCACCCTCCAGACCCTCAAGTCCAAGGGCATGCTGAAGAAGGCCGGGCAGTCGGGCCACATCACCATCGTCTCGAACGACGGCATCCCGCAGGAGTTCGACGCGATCCGCAAGGGCGAGATCGACGCGACCGTCTCCCAGCCCGCCGACGCCTACGCCAAGTACGGCATGTACTACATCAAGGCGGCGATGCAGGGAAAGACGTTCAAGCCCGGCCCGACCGACCACGACTCGACGATCGTGAAGCTGCCCAGCGGCATCCTGGAGGACCAGCTGCCCGCGCCGCTGGTCACGAAGGACAACGTCGACGACCCCGAGCTCTGGGGCAACACGGTCGAATGA